A stretch of DNA from Rhodococcus sp. NBC_00297:
GTCCGGCTCGAGGTACGGAATGCCGTAGAAGGCCACGTCACCGTGCTCGTCCGCCAGCACGACCGGTCGGTCGACGGCATCGACGGTGGTGAACAGATGCAGACCGCCGGCAGCGGAGAACGCCGACCCGGCACCGAGCCGAGCGGGCGAGTCGTGATTGCCCGACGTGGCGACGATGACGGCCCCCGCGTCGCGGATGGCCTCGAATGCCTTGTTGCACAGCCGGACCGCGTCCGCATTGGGCACCGCACGGTCGTAGATGTCCCCGGGGACCACGACGACGTCCACACTCTGTTCTCGGACGACGGTGGCAAGAGCCTCCAGAGCACGACGCTGATCGGCCAGCAGGTCGACACCGTGGAAGGTGCGCCCGATGTGCCAGTCCGAGGTGTGCAGGATTCTCATGTCGCCGACGCTAACGGAGACCTACGACAAAGACGCTCGGGCCGAAGGTGTGTCGGTACCCCGGTTCATAGTGAGCCTCATGACCGCCCTCACTGCCGTGACCACTCTCGTCACCCTTCTCGTCGGCCTGGGGTTGGGCTGGTGGTTGCGGGCCGCACGCGGCGACGTCGAACTCGCCCGTGCGGGTGAGCGGCTCGCGGTCTCCGCGGACAACGAGGAGACGCTGCGGCGGTCGTTGTCGCTGCTCAACGAGGACTCCGCGCGGCGCCACTCCGGCGCCATCGGTCAACAGGTCTCCCACCTGGTCGACCCGCTGCGGGAGGCGGTCGACGCACTCGAGGAACACGTACGGCTCGTCGAGCGCGACCGTGTTCACGCATACGCGGGACTGACCGAGCAGGTCGCCGGGATGCACCGCGCCTCGCGGCAGTTGGCGTCGCAGACGGACCAGCTCGTCACCGCGCTGCGGGCGCCACAGATTCGTGGCCGGTGGGGCGAGATCCAGCTCGAGCGGGTCGTGGAGCTGGCCGGCATGACGCGCCACTGCGACTTCGACACCCAGGTCGCCGCACCCGGCGTGCGCCCCGATCTGGTGGTCAAGCTCGCCGGTGGCAAGCGCATCGTCGTCGACGCCAAGGTTCCGCTGGTCGCCTTCCTCGACGCGAGCGCCGAGCAGGATCCCGAGACCATCGATCGGCATCTCGAACGCCACGCCAAGCACCTGCGCACACACGTCGACCAGCTCGCCGACAAGAAGTACTGGCACGCGTTCGACCCGTCGCCGGAATTCGTCGTCCTCTTCGTTCCGGGCGATCCGTTCCTCGACGCCGCGCTGACGCGCGACCGCGGCCTGCTCGAACACGCCTTCTCCCGCAACGTGGTGCTCGCCACCCCGACCACTCTCATCGCCCTGCTGCGGACCGTCGCCTACACGTGGAAACAGGACGCACTGGCCGAGGACGCCGCTCGCGTGCGTGTGCTGGGCCGTGAGCTGTACGAGCGCCTCGGCACGGTCGGAGCCCACGTGGATCGCTTGGGATCACAGCTGGGAAAGGCCGTGGACTCGTTCAACGCAGCGGCGGGATCGTTGGACGCACGGGTCTTCGTCACAGCACGCAAGCTCCACGAGATGTCCCTCTTCGACGGCGAACCGCCGCAGGTCACGAGTGTGGACCAGCGGCCACGAACCATGACCGCGACTGCGATGGAGGGCACCTCGTCGACGTGTCGCGGGCATGCCGACGACGCAAGTCGTTGAATCAACGCTAACCTCGCTGTGTGTCTTCCCCCCAACGCGCACGCTCGGGAGTGCCTCTCGACCAGCGCTCCGCTGTGCCGTCGGTACCCGGAATCCCCGCATGGGGCGCCGTCGCGGTGGCAGTGGGCGCAGCCGTCCTGGGCTTTCTCGTCGATGCCATGCGTGGCGACGAGCTGGGATCGACGTTCGCCGTCCTGTACGTGCTCGGTGCACTCATCGCCGTCGTCGCGGTCCGCCATCGTGGACTCTTCACCGCCATGGTGCAGCCGCCGCTCATCATGTTCCTCGGCGTCCCCATCGCGTACCAGATCCTCACCGACGGAGCGGGCACCTCGATCAAGGACATCGTCCTGACCGTCGCCGTGCCGCTCGTCGATCGCTTCCCGCTCATGGCGCTGACCACGCTGTTGGTCCTCGGCGTCGGTGGCGCCCGGCTCGCGCTCGATCGTCGCCCCACTCCGGTCCGGAAGCCGGCGCGCGCAGCGCGACCGGCCGCGGCAGCGCGTGACGCCGCACCCCGACGGTCGCGCTCCGAACGTCCCGCCACTCGCGAGACGGCGGGACGGGCGGAGGAACGCCGCAGGACCCGCCAGGAACCGCGGACGGACGCACCCGACGCTCGACACGACCGCACCCGGCGTGCACGGCCCGCCGCACCGCAACCGCGCGAGGAGTCACGCGCTGCTCGGCCCGCCCCGCGCGCCTACGAGGGCCAGGTCACGGCTTCCGACAACGGTCGCCCACGGGAAGCTCGCCCCCGGTACGAACCCACGCCGTACGAACCCCGGCGAACCGGTGCGGAGAATCTGTCGCCGTACCCCGCACCACGGGTGCGCTACCGCGACCGGGACTGATCTCCCGGCCGCGGTCGGCTCAGACCCGGCTGGTGGTCCGCAGCTCGCGAGGAAGCGCGAAGACCAGCGTCTCGTTGGCCGTCGTCACCGACTTCACGTCGCCGAAGCCATGTGTCTCGAGCAGGTCCAGCACTCCACGCACCAGCACCTCCGGCACGGATGCGCCGGACGTGATGCCCACCGTGCGGACGCCCTCGAGCCAGGCGAGATCGATGTCCTTGGCGTAGTCGACCAGGTAGCTCGCGCGCGCGCCCGCGGCGAGCGCGACCTCGACCAGACGGACGGAGTTCGACGAGTTCGTCGACCCGACCACGATCACGAGATCGCATTCGGGCGCCATCGCCTTGACGGCGACCTGACGGTTCTGGGTGGCGTAGCAGATGTCGTCGCTGGGCGGATCCTGCAGGTTGGGGAACTTCTCCCGCAGTCGCGCGACAGTCGTCATGGTCTCGTCGACACTCAACGTGGTCTGCGACAACCAGATGACGCGGTTCTCGTCCCGGACGGTGACGGCGTCGACGGAATCCGGCCCGTCCACGACCTGCACGTGGTCCGGGGCCTCGCCCGCGGTGCCCTCGACCTCCTCGTGACCCTCGTGGCCGATGAGCAGGATGTCGAAGTCGTCGCGAGCGAACCGCTTGGCCTCCTGGTGCACCTTCGTCACCAGTGGGCACGTCGCGTCGATGGTGCGCAGGTTCTTGGCGGCCGCGGACTCGTGGACCGCCGGTGAAACACCGTGCGCGGAGAACACGAGCAGTGCCCCGTCCGGCACCTCGTCGGTCTCGTCCACGAAGATGACGCCCTGATCGGACAGCGTCTCCACCACGTGGCGGTTGTGCACGATCTCCTTGCGCACGTAGATCGGGGCGCCGTGCTTCTCGAGCGCCTTCTCGACCGTCTCCACCGCTCGGTCCACACCGGCGCAGTACCCGCGCGGCTCGGCGAGCAGAACACGCAGCGGGCCGTCGTAGACCTCACCGGTGACCGCCGGCCGGGCGATACCCAGCTCGAGCGGGATGGCGGAGGAGGTGGTGGAAGACGAGGACACCGGAAGAGCCGAAGACATACCACGAGGATACGGGTAGTCGGGTGGGCGTCGCTTCCCGCGCACGTCGACTGGGAAAAATGCGCGACGTGGGGCACTCTGTGAGACATGATCCGTCCACCCTTCGCCGCCCGCGTCGCGCTCGGAATCGCCGTGACCGTCGTCGAGGAGGCTCGGCGTCTCCCCACCACCGCCATCTCCCTGCCGATGACCGCCGTGAGCGAGGTCCTCCAGACCGCGATGCGTCTGCAACAGACCGTCACCGAGCTGGCCATCAAGGGCGACCAGGTGTTCTCCCTGATCGGCTCCCGCCCGGTCGAGACCGCAGAGTGGGCGACCTTCGACGACGACGCGGACGTCGCACCCGCGCGGTACACGCAGGTGCCGCTGTCCACCGAGCCCGAGCCGGTCGGTGACCCGGCCGGAGAGATCGACGTGCCGGAGCCCGGTGCGCCCGCAGGGCGGTTCGCCCTGTACTCGACCCCGCCGTCGGAGATCGAGACGACCGAACCCGTTCCGGCCCCGGCTCTCGCGACCGCGCCGACCGCGACTCCCGAGATCGTGGAGTACCTCGACTACGACGCCCTGACGCTGGCTCAGTTGCGTGCCCGTCTGCGGTCGCTGTCGGTCGAGGACCTCACGTCACTTCTCGAGTACGAGACGTCGGCCGCGGATCGCGCGCCGTACCGGACCATGCTCGAGAACCGCATCACCACCGCCCGAGCGAAGTGATTCTCGGACCACGATGACCACGGCCGCCACCAGCACCGCCGAGAACCCGCTCCCCGTCCGCACGGTCGCGACGAAGGTCGCCGGGTGGATCGATCGCCTCGGCAGCGTGTGGGTCGAGGGCCAGATCACGCAGATCTCGGTGCGTGCGG
This window harbors:
- a CDS encoding DNA recombination protein RmuC — protein: MTALTAVTTLVTLLVGLGLGWWLRAARGDVELARAGERLAVSADNEETLRRSLSLLNEDSARRHSGAIGQQVSHLVDPLREAVDALEEHVRLVERDRVHAYAGLTEQVAGMHRASRQLASQTDQLVTALRAPQIRGRWGEIQLERVVELAGMTRHCDFDTQVAAPGVRPDLVVKLAGGKRIVVDAKVPLVAFLDASAEQDPETIDRHLERHAKHLRTHVDQLADKKYWHAFDPSPEFVVLFVPGDPFLDAALTRDRGLLEHAFSRNVVLATPTTLIALLRTVAYTWKQDALAEDAARVRVLGRELYERLGTVGAHVDRLGSQLGKAVDSFNAAAGSLDARVFVTARKLHEMSLFDGEPPQVTSVDQRPRTMTATAMEGTSSTCRGHADDASR
- a CDS encoding DUF6542 domain-containing protein — its product is MSSPQRARSGVPLDQRSAVPSVPGIPAWGAVAVAVGAAVLGFLVDAMRGDELGSTFAVLYVLGALIAVVAVRHRGLFTAMVQPPLIMFLGVPIAYQILTDGAGTSIKDIVLTVAVPLVDRFPLMALTTLLVLGVGGARLALDRRPTPVRKPARAARPAAAARDAAPRRSRSERPATRETAGRAEERRRTRQEPRTDAPDARHDRTRRARPAAPQPREESRAARPAPRAYEGQVTASDNGRPREARPRYEPTPYEPRRTGAENLSPYPAPRVRYRDRD
- a CDS encoding 4-hydroxy-3-methylbut-2-enyl diphosphate reductase, whose protein sequence is MSSALPVSSSSTTSSAIPLELGIARPAVTGEVYDGPLRVLLAEPRGYCAGVDRAVETVEKALEKHGAPIYVRKEIVHNRHVVETLSDQGVIFVDETDEVPDGALLVFSAHGVSPAVHESAAAKNLRTIDATCPLVTKVHQEAKRFARDDFDILLIGHEGHEEVEGTAGEAPDHVQVVDGPDSVDAVTVRDENRVIWLSQTTLSVDETMTTVARLREKFPNLQDPPSDDICYATQNRQVAVKAMAPECDLVIVVGSTNSSNSVRLVEVALAAGARASYLVDYAKDIDLAWLEGVRTVGITSGASVPEVLVRGVLDLLETHGFGDVKSVTTANETLVFALPRELRTTSRV
- a CDS encoding lipid droplet-associated protein, translated to MIRPPFAARVALGIAVTVVEEARRLPTTAISLPMTAVSEVLQTAMRLQQTVTELAIKGDQVFSLIGSRPVETAEWATFDDDADVAPARYTQVPLSTEPEPVGDPAGEIDVPEPGAPAGRFALYSTPPSEIETTEPVPAPALATAPTATPEIVEYLDYDALTLAQLRARLRSLSVEDLTSLLEYETSAADRAPYRTMLENRITTARAK